A DNA window from Bombus huntii isolate Logan2020A chromosome 10, iyBomHunt1.1, whole genome shotgun sequence contains the following coding sequences:
- the LOC126870603 gene encoding dynactin subunit 1-like isoform X3 has protein sequence MSYKVGQRVEVPGKDCQGIIAYIGHPSFASGKWIGVILDEPKGKNNGTIKGQCYFKCAENHGMFVRQSQLILLDEAGNRTEPASPSSAGSSATTPDETSAARARSRLNSSRLSLAGSRTLLSAPSTESLSGSQHERKDGGESLIPVPTSKGASFIEKSPSTSSPPGKKPKAQDDHNNTGFVETLKPQFVPGQVMAGSAAAANVVEEKLSHLQLQQENENLKSQVRDLTEKVETLRVKRMQDKERMKDFEKTKLQLEQLIEFKTKVMESQASLQRELQRARQEAREAHAAREQFQEEMADLAETVEMATLDKEMAEEKAETLQIELEQLKEKLEEQTLDLEILRTEVSERAAGGGSAGGVSSYEIKQLEQQNNRLRETLVRMRDLSAHEKHEFQKLQKDLDQKKSEILELGRTKEKLSTRVEEMEHQIADLQEQVDAALGAEEMVEVLGEKKMALEEKVAELEEAVADLEALQDMSDQLAESSKELELELREELDLALGAARDAYRHRDAALETLTDRELTITKFRELTHQLQDQCLQLQQRVQSTETSKFGMGGAEQQLAEILDFQKTFAETRAQTKAVDLELRRLEAEEARNHVKYLLSFMSPAFLARGGDHDAILTLLLIPRMIQKTEILMSQVREKYRSLDKVDRTAILKGHSVAQYTFRSRLCSYMYALQTFLGCFESALNVCSPEMLLKAGAVYPEMAAQEKSLDSLIELAKKDQLDENLPMDAIEKCCGYFCTMFSVLFGETINQARLVVNGTRMLDSSCEAIMTDAAAIKTLIQGDSGDLGLLCQHAETTCEVIQQHLKSARRRVLTDHAAAIHNAESNLGLDKDCSEQLFTCYQHAVKMMKTLQILLKSAVQAIITNGDLDTGLGADKLKEMASIACEKVYDTEDVGPVATIKGSLSSIQQLAANFAQKMAECENELAISGQLSQQREQNAESESLQPIKVRAQAAKKEAEEIKILSRKLEARDSDILEARLALREKQEELCEMILRKDVVEKKLATQQHEHELNVEKLKRKLEEAMNQLKRKEKEFEETMDHLQTDIDSLEMERGQLKEKLKSVGKKTMMSASGADNMSGSVTAASGMQSMDNKFLMQEITALKEALNSENQQRKKLMSDILRQKLESLDPITPLPLRQGSINAKIQELKQKTNDLTKDIKQVMTFPIVPDLRRNKARDMEGPVLEKAMPVYQLLQREIVMKELKDRTDQLINEVLEEVIQRTVGGMAEANFAVFPNREMTAAMHESQLLAAEIAIPHQGQEQVFTVNVGTQELRKIHTLLCY, from the exons ATGTCGTATAAAGTCGGACAGCGTGTCGAAGTTCCTGGCAAAGACTGTCAAGGAATAATTGCTTATATTGGTCATCCAAGTTTCGCTTCAGGAAAATGGATTGGAGTCATACTTGATGAACCAAAAGGAAAGAACAATGGAACTATCAAAGGGCAATGTTATTTTAAA TGTGCTGAAAATCATGGAATGTTTGTACGGCAGTCACAACTTATTTTGTTGGATGAAGCAGGCAATAGAACTGAACCTGCTAGTCCATCTTCAGCAGGTAGTAGTGCTACTACACCAGACGAGACCAGTGCGGCACGTGCTAGAAGTCGATTGAATAG TTCAAGACTTTCATTGGCTGGTAGTAGGACACTTTTAAGTGCTCCAAGTACAGAAAGTTTGTCTGGATCACAGCATGAACGTAAAGATGGAGGAGAATCACTTATACCAGTTCCAACATCTAAAGGAGCTTCATTCATCGAG AAGTCCCCTAGCACGAGCTCGCCTCCCGGCAAAAAGCCAAAGGCCCAAGATGATCAcaataat ACAGGTTTTGTAGAGACTTTGAAACCACAGTTTGTACCTGGTCAAGTAATGGCAGGTTCTGCAGCAGCTGCAAATGtagtagaagaaaaattatcacATTTGCAACTTCAACAGGAAAATGAAAATCTGAAATCTCag GTTCGTGATCTTACTGAAAAAGTAGAAACTTTACGGGTGAAAAGAATGCAAGACaaagaaagaatgaaagaCTTTGAAAAAACAAAGCTTCAACTTGAACAACTTATTGAATTCAAAACGAAAGTTATGGAAAGCCAA GCTAGTCTTCAAAGAGAGCTACAACGCGCGCGTCAAGAAGCGAGAGAAGCACATGCAGCTAGAGAACAATTCCAAGAAGAAATGGCAGATCTTGCAGAAACCGTAGAAATGGCAACATTAGATAAAGAAATGGCTGAAGAAAAGGCTGAAACATTACAAATTGAATTAGAGCAATTGAAAGAAAAACTTGAAGAACAAACACTAGATCTGGAAATATTACGAACAGAAGTATCTGAAAGG GCTGCAGGAGGGGGTTCTGCTGGTGGTGTGTCAAGTTacgaaataaaacaattagaACAACAAAACAATCGACTACGAGAGACTCTTGTTAGAATGCGAGATCTTTCTGCGCATGAGAAGCACGAATTCCAAAAACTTCAGAAAGATTTAGATCAAAAGAAGTCAGAAATATTAGAACTAGGTCGCACAAAGGAAAAATTGTCTACACGAGTAGAGGAAATGGAACATCAGATAGCAGATTTACAAGAACAa GTTGATGCAGCATTAGGTGCTGAAGAAATGGTTGAAGTACTTGGTGAGAAAAAGATGGCATTAGAAGAGAAAGTTGCAGAATTGGAAGAAGCCGTTGCAGATTTGGAAGCCTTACAA GATATGTCTGATCAACTTGCTGAATCATCGAAAGAATTAGAACTAGAATTGCGAGAAGAATTGGATTTAGCGCTTGGAGCAGCGCGCGATGCTTATCGACATCGAGATGCGGCTTTGGAAACATTAACGGACCGTGAACTTACAATTACAAAGTTCCGCGAACTCACTCATCAATTACAAGATCAATGTTTGCAATTACAACAACGTGTGCAATCAACTGAAACCTCTAAATTTGGAATGGGGGGCGCAGAGCAACAATTAGCAGAAATTTTAGATTTCCAAAAAACCTTTGCTGAAACCCGTGCTCAAACAAAAGCTGTTGATCTTGAATTACGACGATTGGAAGCCGAAGAAGCTCGAAATCatgtgaaatatttattatctttcaTGTCTCCTGCATTCTTAGCACGTGGCGGTGATCACGATGCTATTCTAACACTTTTACTTATACCAAGGATGATACAAAAAACCGAGATACTTATGTCACAAGTACGAGAAAAATATAGATCATTGGATAAAGTAGATAGAACAGCTATCTTAAAGGGTCATTCGGTAGCACAATATACCTTCAGATCACGTCTTTGTTCATACATGTATGCATTACAAACGTTCCTTGGTTGTTTTGAATCTGCATTAAATGTATGTAGTCCTGAAATGTTACTTAAGGCTGGAGCAGTTTATCCAGAAATGGCAGCGCAGGAAAAATCTTTGGATTCCTTGATAGAACTAGCTAAAAAAGATCAATTAGACGAGAATCTACCAATGGATGCTATCGAGAAATGTTGTGGATATTTTTGTACTATGTTTTCTGTGTTATTTGGAGAAACCATCAACCAAGCTCGTTTGGTAGTTAATGGTACGAGGATGTTGGACAGTTCTTGTGAAGCTATTATGACTGATGCTGCGGCAATCAAAACTTTGATTCAGGGAGACAGTGGTGATTTAGGCCTCCTTTGTCAGCATGCGGAGACAACGTGTGAAGTAATTCAACAACACCTAAAGTCAGCTAGAAGACGAGTATTGACAGATCATGCTGCTGCAATTCATAATGCAGAATCTAATTTAGGATTGGATAAAGACTGTAGTGAACAACTTTTTACGTGTTACCAACATGCTGTGAAGATGATGAAAACATTACAGATTTTGCTGAAGAGTGCTGTGCAAGCAATTATTACCAATGGCGACTTAGATACAGGACTTGGTGCAGATAAATTGAAGGAGATGGCTTCTATAGCATGCGAAAAAGTTTATGATACGGAAGATGTTGGACCCGTAGCTACGATTAAAGGAAGTTTATCAAGTATCCAACAGTTAGCGGCCAATTTCGCACAAAAAATGGCAGAGTGTGAAAACGAATTAGCAATAAGTGGGCAGTTATCACAGCAACGAGAACAAAATGCGGAAAGTGAATCTTTACAGCCTATCAAAGTAAGAGCACAAGCAGCAAAGAAAGAAGCTGAAGAAATTAAGATACTTAGTAGGAAATTAGAAGCAAGAGATAGTGATATACTTGAAGCGAGATTAGCTCTTAGGGAAAAACAAGAAGAATTATGTGAAATGATTTTGAGAAAAGATGTTGTAGAGAAAAAACTTGCAACTCAACAACATGAACATGAATTGAATGTAGAAAAGTTGAAGAGAAAATTGGAAGAAGCAATGAATCAAttgaaacgaaaggaaaaagaatttgAGGAAACGATGGATCACCTTCAGACAGATATTGATAGTTTGGAAATGGAGAGAGGCCAgttaaaggaaaaattaaaatctgTTGGAAAGAAGACGATGATGTCTGCATCTGGAGCAGACAATATGTCTGGAAGCGTTACAGCAGCATCTGGAATGCAATCAATGGACAATAAGTTCTTAATGCAAGAGATAACTGCTCTTAAAGAAGCATTAAACAGTGAAAACcaacaaagaaagaaattaatgtCTGATATATTACGTCAAAAGTTAGAAAGCTTGGATCCAATAACTCCTCTTCCATTAAGACAGGGATCAATTAATGCTAAAATACaggaattaaaacaaaaaactaATGATCTTACTAAA GATATTAAACAAGTCATGACATTCCCTATCGTTCCTGATTTAAGACGTAATAAGGCACGTGATATGGAGGGCCCAGTGTTAGAAAAGGCAATGCCAGTTTATCAATTGTTACAACGAGAAATAGTCATGAAAGAGTTAAAAGATCGAACTGATCAATTGATC AATGAAGTTCTTGAAGAAGTTATACAAAGAACAGTAGGTGGAATGGCTGAAGCTAATTTCGCAGTATTCCCAAATCGTGAAATGACTGCAGCAATGCATGAAAGTCAATTGCTTGCTGCCGAAATCGCTATTCCTCATCAAGGTCAAGAACAAGTTTTTACTGTTAACGTAGGAACGCAGGAACTTAGGAAAATTCATACTTTGCTGTgctattaa
- the LOC126870603 gene encoding dynactin subunit 1-like isoform X4, with protein MSYKVGQRVEVPGKDCQGIIAYIGHPSFASGKWIGVILDEPKGKNNGTIKGQCYFKCAENHGMFVRQSQLILLDEAGNRTEPASPSSAGSSATTPDETSAARARSRLNSSRLSLAGSRTLLSAPSTESLSGSQHERKDGGESLIPVPTSKGASFIETGFVETLKPQFVPGQVMAGSAAAANVVEEKLSHLQLQQENENLKSQVRDLTEKVETLRVKRMQDKERMKDFEKTKLQLEQLIEFKTKVMESQASLQRELQRARQEAREAHAAREQFQEEMADLAETVEMATLDKEMAEEKAETLQIELEQLKEKLEEQTLDLEILRTEVSERAAGGGSAGGVSSYEIKQLEQQNNRLRETLVRMRDLSAHEKHEFQKLQKDLDQKKSEILELGRTKEKLSTRVEEMEHQIADLQEQVDAALGAEEMVEVLGEKKMALEEKVAELEEAVADLEALQDMSDQLAESSKELELELREELDLALGAARDAYRHRDAALETLTDRELTITKFRELTHQLQDQCLQLQQRVQSTETSKFGMGGAEQQLAEILDFQKTFAETRAQTKAVDLELRRLEAEEARNHVKYLLSFMSPAFLARGGDHDAILTLLLIPRMIQKTEILMSQVREKYRSLDKVDRTAILKGHSVAQYTFRSRLCSYMYALQTFLGCFESALNVCSPEMLLKAGAVYPEMAAQEKSLDSLIELAKKDQLDENLPMDAIEKCCGYFCTMFSVLFGETINQARLVVNGTRMLDSSCEAIMTDAAAIKTLIQGDSGDLGLLCQHAETTCEVIQQHLKSARRRVLTDHAAAIHNAESNLGLDKDCSEQLFTCYQHAVKMMKTLQILLKSAVQAIITNGDLDTGLGADKLKEMASIACEKVYDTEDVGPVATIKGSLSSIQQLAANFAQKMAECENELAISGQLSQQREQNAESESLQPIKVRAQAAKKEAEEIKILSRKLEARDSDILEARLALREKQEELCEMILRKDVVEKKLATQQHEHELNVEKLKRKLEEAMNQLKRKEKEFEETMDHLQTDIDSLEMERGQLKEKLKSVGKKTMMSASGADNMSGSVTAASGMQSMDNKFLMQEITALKEALNSENQQRKKLMSDILRQKLESLDPITPLPLRQGSINAKIQELKQKTNDLTKDIKQVMTFPIVPDLRRNKARDMEGPVLEKAMPVYQLLQREIVMKELKDRTDQLINEVLEEVIQRTVGGMAEANFAVFPNREMTAAMHESQLLAAEIAIPHQGQEQVFTVNVGTQELRKIHTLLCY; from the exons ATGTCGTATAAAGTCGGACAGCGTGTCGAAGTTCCTGGCAAAGACTGTCAAGGAATAATTGCTTATATTGGTCATCCAAGTTTCGCTTCAGGAAAATGGATTGGAGTCATACTTGATGAACCAAAAGGAAAGAACAATGGAACTATCAAAGGGCAATGTTATTTTAAA TGTGCTGAAAATCATGGAATGTTTGTACGGCAGTCACAACTTATTTTGTTGGATGAAGCAGGCAATAGAACTGAACCTGCTAGTCCATCTTCAGCAGGTAGTAGTGCTACTACACCAGACGAGACCAGTGCGGCACGTGCTAGAAGTCGATTGAATAG TTCAAGACTTTCATTGGCTGGTAGTAGGACACTTTTAAGTGCTCCAAGTACAGAAAGTTTGTCTGGATCACAGCATGAACGTAAAGATGGAGGAGAATCACTTATACCAGTTCCAACATCTAAAGGAGCTTCATTCATCGAG ACAGGTTTTGTAGAGACTTTGAAACCACAGTTTGTACCTGGTCAAGTAATGGCAGGTTCTGCAGCAGCTGCAAATGtagtagaagaaaaattatcacATTTGCAACTTCAACAGGAAAATGAAAATCTGAAATCTCag GTTCGTGATCTTACTGAAAAAGTAGAAACTTTACGGGTGAAAAGAATGCAAGACaaagaaagaatgaaagaCTTTGAAAAAACAAAGCTTCAACTTGAACAACTTATTGAATTCAAAACGAAAGTTATGGAAAGCCAA GCTAGTCTTCAAAGAGAGCTACAACGCGCGCGTCAAGAAGCGAGAGAAGCACATGCAGCTAGAGAACAATTCCAAGAAGAAATGGCAGATCTTGCAGAAACCGTAGAAATGGCAACATTAGATAAAGAAATGGCTGAAGAAAAGGCTGAAACATTACAAATTGAATTAGAGCAATTGAAAGAAAAACTTGAAGAACAAACACTAGATCTGGAAATATTACGAACAGAAGTATCTGAAAGG GCTGCAGGAGGGGGTTCTGCTGGTGGTGTGTCAAGTTacgaaataaaacaattagaACAACAAAACAATCGACTACGAGAGACTCTTGTTAGAATGCGAGATCTTTCTGCGCATGAGAAGCACGAATTCCAAAAACTTCAGAAAGATTTAGATCAAAAGAAGTCAGAAATATTAGAACTAGGTCGCACAAAGGAAAAATTGTCTACACGAGTAGAGGAAATGGAACATCAGATAGCAGATTTACAAGAACAa GTTGATGCAGCATTAGGTGCTGAAGAAATGGTTGAAGTACTTGGTGAGAAAAAGATGGCATTAGAAGAGAAAGTTGCAGAATTGGAAGAAGCCGTTGCAGATTTGGAAGCCTTACAA GATATGTCTGATCAACTTGCTGAATCATCGAAAGAATTAGAACTAGAATTGCGAGAAGAATTGGATTTAGCGCTTGGAGCAGCGCGCGATGCTTATCGACATCGAGATGCGGCTTTGGAAACATTAACGGACCGTGAACTTACAATTACAAAGTTCCGCGAACTCACTCATCAATTACAAGATCAATGTTTGCAATTACAACAACGTGTGCAATCAACTGAAACCTCTAAATTTGGAATGGGGGGCGCAGAGCAACAATTAGCAGAAATTTTAGATTTCCAAAAAACCTTTGCTGAAACCCGTGCTCAAACAAAAGCTGTTGATCTTGAATTACGACGATTGGAAGCCGAAGAAGCTCGAAATCatgtgaaatatttattatctttcaTGTCTCCTGCATTCTTAGCACGTGGCGGTGATCACGATGCTATTCTAACACTTTTACTTATACCAAGGATGATACAAAAAACCGAGATACTTATGTCACAAGTACGAGAAAAATATAGATCATTGGATAAAGTAGATAGAACAGCTATCTTAAAGGGTCATTCGGTAGCACAATATACCTTCAGATCACGTCTTTGTTCATACATGTATGCATTACAAACGTTCCTTGGTTGTTTTGAATCTGCATTAAATGTATGTAGTCCTGAAATGTTACTTAAGGCTGGAGCAGTTTATCCAGAAATGGCAGCGCAGGAAAAATCTTTGGATTCCTTGATAGAACTAGCTAAAAAAGATCAATTAGACGAGAATCTACCAATGGATGCTATCGAGAAATGTTGTGGATATTTTTGTACTATGTTTTCTGTGTTATTTGGAGAAACCATCAACCAAGCTCGTTTGGTAGTTAATGGTACGAGGATGTTGGACAGTTCTTGTGAAGCTATTATGACTGATGCTGCGGCAATCAAAACTTTGATTCAGGGAGACAGTGGTGATTTAGGCCTCCTTTGTCAGCATGCGGAGACAACGTGTGAAGTAATTCAACAACACCTAAAGTCAGCTAGAAGACGAGTATTGACAGATCATGCTGCTGCAATTCATAATGCAGAATCTAATTTAGGATTGGATAAAGACTGTAGTGAACAACTTTTTACGTGTTACCAACATGCTGTGAAGATGATGAAAACATTACAGATTTTGCTGAAGAGTGCTGTGCAAGCAATTATTACCAATGGCGACTTAGATACAGGACTTGGTGCAGATAAATTGAAGGAGATGGCTTCTATAGCATGCGAAAAAGTTTATGATACGGAAGATGTTGGACCCGTAGCTACGATTAAAGGAAGTTTATCAAGTATCCAACAGTTAGCGGCCAATTTCGCACAAAAAATGGCAGAGTGTGAAAACGAATTAGCAATAAGTGGGCAGTTATCACAGCAACGAGAACAAAATGCGGAAAGTGAATCTTTACAGCCTATCAAAGTAAGAGCACAAGCAGCAAAGAAAGAAGCTGAAGAAATTAAGATACTTAGTAGGAAATTAGAAGCAAGAGATAGTGATATACTTGAAGCGAGATTAGCTCTTAGGGAAAAACAAGAAGAATTATGTGAAATGATTTTGAGAAAAGATGTTGTAGAGAAAAAACTTGCAACTCAACAACATGAACATGAATTGAATGTAGAAAAGTTGAAGAGAAAATTGGAAGAAGCAATGAATCAAttgaaacgaaaggaaaaagaatttgAGGAAACGATGGATCACCTTCAGACAGATATTGATAGTTTGGAAATGGAGAGAGGCCAgttaaaggaaaaattaaaatctgTTGGAAAGAAGACGATGATGTCTGCATCTGGAGCAGACAATATGTCTGGAAGCGTTACAGCAGCATCTGGAATGCAATCAATGGACAATAAGTTCTTAATGCAAGAGATAACTGCTCTTAAAGAAGCATTAAACAGTGAAAACcaacaaagaaagaaattaatgtCTGATATATTACGTCAAAAGTTAGAAAGCTTGGATCCAATAACTCCTCTTCCATTAAGACAGGGATCAATTAATGCTAAAATACaggaattaaaacaaaaaactaATGATCTTACTAAA GATATTAAACAAGTCATGACATTCCCTATCGTTCCTGATTTAAGACGTAATAAGGCACGTGATATGGAGGGCCCAGTGTTAGAAAAGGCAATGCCAGTTTATCAATTGTTACAACGAGAAATAGTCATGAAAGAGTTAAAAGATCGAACTGATCAATTGATC AATGAAGTTCTTGAAGAAGTTATACAAAGAACAGTAGGTGGAATGGCTGAAGCTAATTTCGCAGTATTCCCAAATCGTGAAATGACTGCAGCAATGCATGAAAGTCAATTGCTTGCTGCCGAAATCGCTATTCCTCATCAAGGTCAAGAACAAGTTTTTACTGTTAACGTAGGAACGCAGGAACTTAGGAAAATTCATACTTTGCTGTgctattaa